The following proteins are co-located in the Acropora palmata chromosome 11, jaAcrPala1.3, whole genome shotgun sequence genome:
- the LOC141897391 gene encoding uncharacterized protein LOC141897391, with translation MPPWVLRMLNSLIFDFFWKTKCELVTRDVVVQPPSLGGFSVVNVKLKVSSLLSQWVRRFAANPSGWTLLMTYWFLSCFGTSPSVVLARPHSFNHSILPAFYSSLLLAWRSLDGSFDNRLSSLVFASRDPHARRVVADLSSKIGYLFLLDENYAVPHCVEKFRPTFGALYWPSTWRQLHFANFDRSVLDFSWKVAHGVVLTAQRLISFGLHVSQHCFCGPVLESLSHLLFACPLAQSVLSWLQSLMFRYSPMSPVLLLRHVLFGFNLEELRLLPRVFVYILNVCKFCIWLARNDFRFRSLQPGAIPVIESVKARVKFHLTVFFKHQRTARGRRFFTRRWGANGVIASFAGGNLTFAL, from the coding sequence ATGCCTCCGTGGGTTTTGAGGATGCTTAActctttgatttttgactttttctggaAAACCAAATGCGAGCTGGTGACGCGTGATGTAGTTGTTCAACCGCCTTCTCTTGGTGGGTTCTCTGTCGTTaatgtgaaattaaaagtgtcATCACTGCTTAGCCAATGGGTTAGGCGTTTTGCTGCGAACCCTTCAGGTTGGACTCTTCTAATGACCTACTGGTTCTTGTCCTGTTTCGGTACTTCTCCTTCTGTGGTCCTTGCACGACCACATAGCTTTAACCATAGTATTCTTCCTGCGTTCTACTCTTCACTTTTGCTAGCCTGGCGCTCCCTTGATGGTTCCTTTGATAATAGGCTTTCTTCGCTAGTTTTCGCGTCCAGAGATCCTCATGCCCGCAGAGTCGTGGCGGATTTATCTTCAAAAATAGGAtatcttttcttgcttgatgAAAATTACGCTGTTCCTCAttgtgttgaaaaatttaggccTACCTTTGGCGCACTTTATTGGCCGTCCACTTGGCGTCAACttcattttgctaattttgacCGTTCAGTTTTGGACTTCTCTTGGAAGGTCGCTCATGGTGTTGTTTTGACTGCCCAGCGTCTTATATCCTTTGGCTTGCATGTGTCTCAGCACTGTTTTTGTGGTCCCGTTCTTGAGTCGCTAAGTCACCTCCTGTTTGCTTGCCCTCTTGCGCAGAGTGTACTGTCTTGGCTCCAGTCATTAATGTTTCGTTACTCTCCCATGTCCCCTGTTCTGTTGCTTCGCCATGTCCTTTTCGGGTTTAATCTTGAAGAACTTCGTCTTCTGCCtcgtgtttttgtgtacattttgaatgtgtgtaaattttgcatttggctTGCCAGAAATGACTTTCGCTTTCGTTCTCTCCAGCCCGGCGCCATACCAGTTATTGAGAGCGTTAAGGCGCGAGTTAAATTCCATTTAACCgtctttttcaaacatcaaaGGACTGCGCGCGGTCGTCGTTTCTTCACTCGTCGCTGGGGGGCAAATGGTGTCATTGCATCCTTTGCTGGTGGTAATCTAACTTTTGCCTTATAa
- the LOC141896439 gene encoding uncharacterized protein LOC141896439 yields MGTRVAPNFANVYMGRLEDKFVYQTQWANWLIMWVRFIDDIFLIWKGDKDSLIDFLDYLNNVAPSIKFTHEISTDSVNFLDTTVLKDGQGYINTDVYQKPTDTHPYLHWTSAHPPHLKRSIPYSQALRLRRICSSTDKLRKRIIEYSDFFVACGYERGKVLNEMQRVLTLTQEECLQTKERQPMDRIPLVTTYNPHATFIAEVAKRNWNFLQSKERLALIFNKPPLVAYRRPKSLRDRLVSTKFRNGTTDNALIPRGCKPCQRPKCSWCNKINETKTFKSTSNNKIFTIFHSLDCQSSWVIYIIECNTCRLQYIGKSETGFNLRLNNHRNHIKKGVNSCELTEHFLHNVRSHNFDNDVTITVIEQIRKDYLTIDRKKELLRNREMFWQRMLNSIQPNGLNKRTS; encoded by the coding sequence ATGGGGACAAGAGTGGCACCCAACTTCGCCAACGTTTACATGGGGAGACTTGAAGATAAGTTTGTATACCAAACACAGTGGGCAAACTGGCTCATAATGTGGGTACGCTTCATAGATGACATATTCTTAATCTGGAAAGGTGACAAAGACTCCTTGATTGACTTTTTAGATTACCTTAACAATGTTGCACCATCAATCAAATTTACGCACGAAATCTCGACAGATTCAGTCAATTTCCTGGACACCACAGTCCTGAAGGATGGGCAAGGCTACATTAACACTGATGTTTATCAGAAACCTACTGATACTCATCCATACTTACATTGGACCTCAGCACACCCACCTCATTTAAAACGTAGCATCCCGTATAGTCAGGCTCTGAGATTGAGGCGAATATGCTCATCAACAGATAAACTAAGGAAACGGATAATCGAATATTCCGATTTTTTCGTAGCATGCGGTTATGAACGAGGCAAAGTACtaaatgaaatgcaaagaGTTCTAACACTGACTCAAGAGGAGTGTTTACAGACCAAAGAACGGCAACCCATGGACCGGATCCCTCTTGTTACTACATACAATCCCCACGCAACATTTATTGCGGAAGTTGCAAAACGTAATTGGAACTTTCTTCAATCAAAAGAACGATTAGCACTAATATTCAACAAACCACCACTGGTTGCATATAGAAGGCCAAAGAGCCTCAGGGACAGACTCGTGAGCACAAAATTTAGGAATGGGACAACAGATAACGCTCTCATACCGAGGGGTTGTAAACCTTGTCAAAGACCGAAGTGCAGCTGGTGTAATAAGATAAACGAgacaaaaacattcaaaagcACCAGTAATAATAAGATTTTCACCATATTTCATTCCCTGGACTGCCAATCATCTTGGGTAATATACATCATCGAATGTAACACATGCAGGCTACAGTACATCGGTAAAAGTGAAACAGGATTTAATTTGCGCTTGAACAACCATAGAAACCACATCAAAAAGGGAGTCAATTCCTGCGAACTTACGGAACACTTTTTACATAATGTAAGATCACATAACTTTGACAATGACGTAACCATAACAGTTATAGAACAAATTAGAAAAGATTATTTGACAATTGACCGGAAGAAAGAGCTATTACGCAACAGAGAAATGTTTTGGCAAAGAATGCTGAACTCAATACAACCGAACGGACTGAACAAAAGAACCAGCTAG